The window AGACGCTGACCATCGACCTGTCGGCCCTCGAACCGGCCGTTGCCTGTCCCCATATGCCCGACCTCGTCAAAACGGTCCGCGAAGTCGGCCCCATCAAGGTCGATCAGGTCCTGATCGGCTCCTGCACCAACTCCTCCTACACCGACCTGATGCGCGTCGCCGGCATCCTCAAAGGCAAGACGGTCCACCCGACGGTCAGCCTCGGCATCGCCCCCGGCAGCCGCCAGGTCTTCGAGATGCTCGCCCGCAACGGCGCCCTGGGCGATCTGATCGCCGCCGGCGCCCGCATCCTCGAATCGGCCTGCGGCCCCTGCATCGGCATGGGCCAGTCGCCCAACTCGGGCGCCGTCTCCGTGCGGACCTTCAACCGGAACTTTGAAGGCCGCAGCGGCACCAAGGACGCCTCCATCTACCTGGCTAGCCCCGAAGTGGCCGCCGCCGCCGCCCTGACGGGCCTTCTTACTGACCCTCGCGAACTGGGCGAGGCCATCGACGTGCCCATGCCGGAGCAATTCCTCATCGATGACCGCATGGTCCTCGAACCGGCCGCCGATCCCGCCGGCGTGGAAGTCCTGCGCGGACCGAACATCAAGCCCCTGCCGATCAACCAATCCCTGCCCGAGAGCCTCCGGGCCGGCGTCATCCTCAAGGTGGGCGACAACATCACCACCGACCACATCATGCCGGCCGGCGCGAAGATTCTGCCCCTGCGCTCCAACATCCCGGCCATCAGCCAGCACGTTTTTGCCGGTGTCGACGCCACCTTCGCCGAGCGGGCCAAAGCGGCCGGCCAGGGCTTCATCGTCGGCGGCCAGAACTACGGCCAAGGCTCCTCGCGGGAACACGCCGCCCTGGCGCCCATGTACCTGGGCATCAAGGCCGTCATCACCCAGTCCTTCGCCCGCATCCACCGGGCCAACCTGATCAATTTCGGCATCCTGCCCCTCACCTTCGCCGATGAGGCTGACATCGCCAAGGTCAGCCAAGGCAACGTCCTCGAAATCGCCGACGTGGCCGCTAAGCTGGGCGCCAGCGAAACGCTGGAGGTCCGCAACGTGACCACCGGAGAGACCTTCCTCGTCCGTCCTGACCTGACGCCGCGTCAGGTGGCGATTATCAAGGCGGGCGGGTTGTTGAACTATACGAGGGAACAGGCGTAAGCGAACACATCTGGATTTGTGCCCCTTGGGTAAAAACCCAAGGGGCTTATTTTTATTTCTAAGCGAATACCCTTCTCCGCATACACCTCACCTTCCCCAACCGCTCACCAAACCCCCACTTCTCATAAAACTGCACCAATTCCGGCGCGCAAAAGAGTTCAAAGATATGTACCGATTCCAGTTCCGGATGGCGGATGATCCGCTCCATCATCTGCCGCCCCAGTCCCCTGCCTCTGTATCCCTCATCCACAACGATGTCGACCAGCATGGCCTTATAGGTAAAGTCTGTGATCACCCGGGCAAAGGCGATGATTTTCTCAGACTCCAAGTCGCGAAAGGCCAAAACGACGCTGGAATGACGAACGGCCTTTTTGAATTCGTCCAACTTGCGCTCCTTCCCCCACCATTCCCGCTTGCACAGTTCATAGGCTTCCTCTATCTGTGTATCTGTCAGTGTTTCCACCACGTCATAAGCCGTCATTTCAGATACCGCCCTTCTATTCTTATCCATCCCACGCATCCTTGCTCGATTTTTCTCTTTCCACCCAATATATCCCTGCCAGCGGTATTAAAGGAATATAAAATGGCCCCCAATGCTTTCATCAGAAGCCTAGGAGCCATTTTCCTTCATGCCACTCTTCATGGCGTGGCGTCAACAGCACGGTCAACTTACCTGAGCTGTTTCCGGTACAGCACTTCATCATACCCTTTTTGATAAAGGT of the Heliomicrobium undosum genome contains:
- a CDS encoding GNAT family N-acetyltransferase; this encodes MTAYDVVETLTDTQIEEAYELCKREWWGKERKLDEFKKAVRHSSVVLAFRDLESEKIIAFARVITDFTYKAMLVDIVVDEGYRGRGLGRQMMERIIRHPELESVHIFELFCAPELVQFYEKWGFGERLGKVRCMRRRVFA
- a CDS encoding aconitate hydratase; its protein translation is MGKNLVQKILAAHLIEGELVPGKEIAIRIDQTLTQDATGTMAYLQFEAMGVPRVKTELSVSYVDHNTLQSGFENADDHRFLQTVAAKHGIRFSRPGNGICHQVHLERFGVPGKTLLGSDSHTPTGGGIGMIAIGAGGLDVAVAMGGGPFYLTCPKVVGVNLVGKLSPWVSAKDVILEVLRLLSVKGGVGRIIEYCGPGVATLSVPERATITNMGAELGATTSVFPSDEVTKAFLKAQGREDAWVELGPDADATYEETLTIDLSALEPAVACPHMPDLVKTVREVGPIKVDQVLIGSCTNSSYTDLMRVAGILKGKTVHPTVSLGIAPGSRQVFEMLARNGALGDLIAAGARILESACGPCIGMGQSPNSGAVSVRTFNRNFEGRSGTKDASIYLASPEVAAAAALTGLLTDPRELGEAIDVPMPEQFLIDDRMVLEPAADPAGVEVLRGPNIKPLPINQSLPESLRAGVILKVGDNITTDHIMPAGAKILPLRSNIPAISQHVFAGVDATFAERAKAAGQGFIVGGQNYGQGSSREHAALAPMYLGIKAVITQSFARIHRANLINFGILPLTFADEADIAKVSQGNVLEIADVAAKLGASETLEVRNVTTGETFLVRPDLTPRQVAIIKAGGLLNYTREQA